A region from the Alkalidesulfovibrio alkalitolerans DSM 16529 genome encodes:
- a CDS encoding amphi-Trp domain-containing protein, with protein MPEAKYFKYESVQDMETIVRYLEALAEGFRKGELTLAREGETLVMKPAGLLGFSVEAKLKGVRRKLKFTLGWKEQAESTAGGQPPLIIRASGEPGGGNE; from the coding sequence ATGCCCGAAGCGAAATATTTCAAGTACGAGTCCGTGCAGGACATGGAAACCATCGTCCGCTACCTGGAGGCCCTGGCCGAGGGATTCCGCAAGGGCGAGTTGACCTTGGCGCGCGAAGGCGAGACGCTGGTCATGAAGCCCGCCGGTCTGCTCGGATTCTCCGTGGAAGCCAAGCTCAAGGGCGTGCGCCGCAAGCTCAAGTTCACCCTGGGCTGGAAGGAACAAGCCGAGTCCACGGCAGGCGGACAGCCTCCGCTCATCATCCGCGCGAGCGGCGAGCCGGGCGGCGGAAACGAGTAG
- the tsoC gene encoding NEPxGxxU motif selenoprotein TsoC: MLMVRFFLNEPNGKPURHFKAMMPRLGTKYDVQIEVTAKPMAEYQSDEYFELDLPAAPAVMVGDEIVTEGADISEDELEACIRRHLGLPELEKRGLLGRLFGR, encoded by the coding sequence ATGCTCATGGTCAGGTTTTTTCTCAACGAGCCCAACGGCAAGCCGTGAAGGCACTTCAAGGCCATGATGCCCAGGCTGGGCACGAAATACGACGTACAGATCGAGGTGACCGCAAAGCCCATGGCGGAATACCAGAGCGACGAATATTTCGAACTGGATCTGCCTGCCGCGCCAGCGGTGATGGTCGGCGATGAGATCGTGACCGAGGGCGCGGACATTTCCGAGGACGAACTCGAAGCCTGCATCCGGCGTCACCTGGGGCTTCCCGAACTGGAAAAAAGAGGGTTGCTCGGCCGACTCTTCGGCCGCTGA
- a CDS encoding class I SAM-dependent methyltransferase encodes MKGTAMKNSFDQALLGHLRCPASGELLELRVFAGSPADGIEAGVLIARGRGLFYPVIGGVAHLLPHATPAMEAFARQWSEEIGTLGGLRLPAPARESSPEEEHFETSGIEGVGGDSFDIGRRAAAVDLVPHEVDSLLDVGAGPGLFLADFETARPHVRTLGLERSGAAIRAARCTSPILMGTANRLPLPDEAVDCVVTMEMLEHLPSAIHEQGLRELARVARRFVLVNVPYRERRLQAECPDCGCVFNPSYHLRSYDGDALMRLLPGFRPLTQRLLPRRENLLKAMAAPWRTRVFGGFTDYAICPQCRYRRPSVPAGTPATRAGGWRSTLHALAARLPRVDVRGEILVLYERKHD; translated from the coding sequence ATGAAGGGAACCGCCATGAAAAACAGCTTCGACCAGGCCTTGCTGGGCCACCTTCGCTGTCCCGCAAGCGGCGAGCTGCTCGAACTTCGCGTGTTCGCCGGGAGTCCTGCCGATGGCATCGAGGCAGGGGTGCTCATTGCGCGGGGCAGGGGGCTTTTCTACCCCGTTATCGGTGGCGTTGCGCATCTTCTGCCCCATGCCACCCCGGCCATGGAGGCGTTTGCCCGTCAGTGGTCCGAAGAAATCGGTACGCTCGGAGGCCTTCGCCTGCCCGCCCCGGCCAGAGAATCCTCGCCCGAGGAGGAGCACTTCGAGACGAGCGGCATTGAGGGCGTCGGTGGCGACTCCTTCGACATCGGACGCAGGGCTGCTGCCGTGGACTTGGTCCCGCATGAGGTGGACAGCCTGCTGGACGTGGGTGCCGGGCCGGGCCTCTTCCTGGCGGATTTCGAAACCGCTCGCCCCCACGTCCGAACCCTGGGGCTTGAACGTTCCGGCGCTGCGATCCGCGCCGCCCGGTGCACCTCCCCAATCCTCATGGGCACCGCGAACCGCCTTCCCTTGCCCGACGAGGCCGTGGATTGCGTCGTCACCATGGAAATGCTCGAACATCTGCCCTCCGCAATCCACGAGCAGGGACTCCGCGAACTTGCCCGCGTGGCACGACGCTTCGTTCTCGTCAATGTCCCCTACCGCGAACGCCGCCTGCAGGCCGAATGCCCCGATTGCGGCTGCGTCTTCAACCCCAGCTACCACCTTCGCTCCTACGACGGCGACGCCTTGATGCGGCTGCTGCCCGGTTTCCGGCCACTGACGCAGCGATTGCTGCCGCGTCGCGAAAACCTGCTCAAAGCCATGGCCGCGCCATGGCGCACGCGGGTCTTCGGCGGCTTCACCGATTACGCGATCTGCCCCCAATGCCGCTACCGAAGGCCGTCCGTACCGGCGGGCACGCCAGCAACCCGGGCCGGGGGCTGGCGCTCGACGCTGCATGCCCTGGCCGCGCGGCTGCCCCGCGTGGACGTGCGTGGTGAAATCCTTGTCCTGTACGAACGGAAGCACGACTGA
- a CDS encoding sigma-54-dependent transcriptional regulator has protein sequence MAEHILIIDDEQNYLLILDALLSDKGYSVTALNDPETALEFLEESEVDVVITDMKMPKLTGRDVLERVRKHYPHIPVLIMTAFGSIEAAVEAMRIGAFDYITKPFSNDELLLSVTKAVQFAATSRQNRLLRETLADRYGLHKIIGKSRAIRKVLEMVDRAAPTKSTVLITGESGTGKELIAKALHFASPRKDESFVSINCMAFNPGVLESELFGHEKGSFTGAVAQKRGRFELAHGGTLFLDEIGELSHDLQVKLLRVLQERSFERVGGAKPIEVDIRIVAATNKDLQKAVAEGAFREDLYYRLNVVQIELPPLRERREDIPLLAAHFLDTYAKHNEKHFKGFTPDALEYLTAYEWPGNVRQLENVMERCVVLADKDVVGVEDLPPEIKDEEAQYKSAVDMLPERLDLTQTLEKIEAALIRRALVKSEFVQTKAADMLGLSKSNLQYKLKKYGIAGH, from the coding sequence ATGGCCGAGCACATTCTGATCATCGACGACGAGCAGAACTACCTGCTCATCCTCGACGCCCTGCTCTCGGACAAGGGCTACTCCGTGACCGCCCTGAACGATCCCGAGACCGCCCTGGAATTCCTGGAGGAGTCCGAGGTGGACGTGGTCATCACGGACATGAAGATGCCCAAGCTCACGGGCCGCGACGTGCTGGAGCGGGTGCGCAAGCACTATCCGCACATCCCCGTGCTGATCATGACCGCCTTCGGGAGCATCGAGGCCGCGGTGGAGGCCATGCGCATCGGAGCCTTCGACTACATCACCAAGCCCTTCTCCAACGACGAGTTGCTGCTCTCCGTGACCAAGGCCGTGCAGTTCGCGGCCACCTCGCGCCAGAACAGGCTCTTGCGCGAGACCCTGGCCGACCGCTACGGCCTGCACAAGATCATCGGCAAGAGCCGGGCCATCCGCAAGGTTCTGGAGATGGTGGACCGGGCCGCGCCCACCAAGTCAACGGTGCTCATCACCGGCGAATCCGGCACGGGCAAGGAGCTCATCGCCAAGGCGCTTCACTTCGCTTCTCCACGCAAAGACGAGTCCTTCGTCTCCATCAACTGCATGGCCTTCAACCCCGGCGTGCTCGAATCCGAACTCTTCGGCCACGAGAAGGGCTCCTTCACCGGCGCGGTGGCGCAGAAGCGCGGCCGCTTCGAACTGGCTCACGGCGGAACCCTCTTCCTCGACGAGATCGGCGAGCTCTCGCACGACTTGCAGGTGAAGCTTTTGCGCGTGCTGCAGGAGCGCTCCTTCGAGCGCGTGGGTGGGGCAAAGCCCATCGAGGTGGACATCCGCATCGTGGCCGCGACCAACAAGGATCTGCAAAAGGCCGTGGCCGAAGGGGCGTTCCGCGAGGATCTCTACTACCGCCTGAACGTGGTCCAGATCGAGCTGCCGCCGCTGCGTGAGCGGCGCGAGGACATCCCGCTGCTCGCGGCCCACTTCCTGGACACCTACGCCAAGCACAACGAAAAGCATTTCAAGGGCTTCACACCCGACGCCCTGGAATACCTCACGGCCTACGAGTGGCCGGGCAACGTGCGCCAGCTCGAAAACGTCATGGAGCGCTGCGTGGTCCTGGCGGACAAGGACGTGGTCGGCGTGGAGGATCTGCCGCCGGAAATCAAGGACGAGGAAGCGCAGTACAAGAGCGCCGTGGACATGCTGCCCGAGCGCCTGGACCTGACCCAGACCCTGGAGAAGATCGAGGCCGCCCTGATCCGCCGCGCCCTGGTGAAGTCCGAATTCGTGCAGACAAAGGCCGCGGACATGCTCGGCCTCTCCAAGAGCAACCTCCAGTACAAGCTCAAGAAATACGGCATCGCAGGACATTAG
- the aroL gene encoding shikimate kinase AroL produces the protein MNKTPKDAIKLRHDVAEADLTRTYGRSDCGPVAAPRNIYLVGPRGSGKTTVGRLAAERLGLRFVDADEALVQSLGQSIADYVAAHGWEAFREREHETLARIAASHGQVVATGGGVVLRADNRELMAKSGAVYYLMADPGLLFTRLSHDPGTEQRPALTDLPLREEIGRTLAEREPLYMAVAGFVLQAGGTPEEIAADLVEKLDLFHMRP, from the coding sequence ATGAACAAGACCCCGAAAGACGCCATCAAGCTGCGCCACGACGTGGCCGAGGCCGACCTGACGCGCACCTACGGCCGCAGCGACTGCGGGCCAGTGGCCGCGCCCCGCAACATCTATCTCGTGGGGCCGCGCGGCAGCGGCAAGACCACCGTGGGCCGCCTGGCCGCCGAACGACTGGGGCTTCGGTTCGTGGACGCGGACGAAGCGCTGGTCCAAAGCCTTGGGCAGAGCATCGCGGACTACGTGGCCGCGCACGGCTGGGAGGCCTTTCGCGAGCGCGAGCACGAGACGCTGGCGCGCATCGCGGCCTCGCATGGCCAGGTCGTGGCCACGGGCGGCGGCGTGGTGCTTCGGGCCGACAATCGCGAACTCATGGCGAAAAGCGGCGCGGTCTACTATCTCATGGCCGATCCCGGCCTGCTCTTCACGCGCCTCTCGCACGACCCCGGAACCGAGCAGCGGCCCGCGCTCACGGACCTGCCCCTGCGCGAGGAGATCGGCCGCACCCTGGCCGAGCGCGAGCCCCTGTACATGGCCGTGGCCGGATTCGTGCTGCAGGCGGGGGGAACGCCCGAGGAGATCGCGGCCGACCTCGTGGAGAAACTCGACCTCTTCCACATGCGGCCCTGA
- a CDS encoding molybdopterin molybdotransferase MoeA: protein MTEPNPAHNFLTLMPADEFRALLAAWPRLPAEEADLATAHGRFLADDLSAPEDLPPAARASMDGYAVRAADLFGTSESGPAYLEKAGSVAIHEPPTFALLPGQCAAITTGGWLPEGANAVAMVEHTHDLGAGTVEFRKPLAPNDNVLLRGEDATKGEIALRAGTLLRAPQIGLLAALGIRAARVGRLPRVAILSTGDELVPAHETPPPGRIRDVNAHALSAMVREAGALPSMLGIVPDETPALAKALGAALADHDVVLLSGGSSVGARDCTVAALDSLPQARVLVHGVAVSPGKPTILAEANGRAMFGLPGQVTSAQVVMHVFVLPFLRHLAGACDAFSRAAGRSAVLARNVASRHGREDWLRVALEEREGDLPLAHPRLGKSGLLRTLLDAQGLVRIPATREGLGQGARVEVHPF, encoded by the coding sequence ATGACAGAACCGAACCCGGCGCACAATTTCCTGACGCTGATGCCCGCGGACGAGTTCCGCGCCCTGCTCGCCGCCTGGCCCCGCCTGCCAGCCGAGGAGGCGGACCTCGCCACGGCCCATGGCCGCTTCCTGGCCGACGACCTGTCCGCGCCCGAGGATCTGCCGCCGGCCGCGCGTGCCTCCATGGACGGCTACGCCGTACGCGCGGCCGACCTCTTCGGGACCTCGGAATCCGGCCCGGCCTACCTGGAAAAGGCCGGGAGCGTGGCCATCCACGAGCCGCCGACGTTCGCGCTCCTTCCCGGCCAGTGCGCGGCCATCACCACGGGTGGCTGGCTGCCCGAGGGCGCGAACGCCGTGGCCATGGTCGAGCACACCCACGACCTGGGGGCCGGAACCGTTGAGTTCAGAAAGCCGCTGGCGCCCAACGACAACGTGCTCCTGCGCGGCGAGGACGCCACAAAAGGCGAGATCGCGCTGCGCGCCGGAACGCTCCTGCGCGCGCCGCAGATCGGCCTTCTGGCCGCGCTCGGCATCCGGGCCGCGCGCGTGGGCCGTTTGCCGCGCGTGGCCATCCTCTCCACGGGCGACGAGCTCGTGCCCGCGCACGAGACCCCGCCGCCGGGCCGCATCCGCGACGTGAACGCCCACGCGCTCTCGGCCATGGTGCGCGAGGCCGGGGCCCTGCCCTCCATGCTCGGTATCGTCCCCGACGAGACGCCCGCCCTGGCCAAGGCGCTTGGGGCCGCGCTCGCCGATCACGACGTGGTGCTGCTCTCGGGCGGCAGTTCCGTTGGCGCGCGCGACTGCACCGTGGCCGCGCTGGACAGCCTGCCGCAGGCGCGGGTGCTGGTCCACGGCGTGGCCGTGAGCCCAGGCAAACCCACGATCCTGGCCGAGGCGAACGGCCGCGCCATGTTCGGCCTGCCAGGCCAAGTGACCTCGGCCCAGGTGGTGATGCACGTCTTCGTGCTGCCTTTCCTGCGCCACCTGGCCGGAGCGTGCGACGCCTTTTCCCGTGCGGCCGGACGCTCGGCCGTGCTGGCGCGCAACGTGGCCTCGCGCCACGGACGCGAGGACTGGTTGCGCGTGGCCCTGGAGGAACGCGAGGGCGACCTGCCCCTGGCGCACCCGCGCCTGGGCAAATCCGGCCTCCTGCGCACCCTGCTCGACGCGCAGGGGCTGGTGCGCATCCCGGCCACCCGCGAAGGGCTCGGCCAGGGCGCGAGGGTCGAGGTCCATCCCTTCTGA
- a CDS encoding DEAD/DEAH box helicase, which translates to MSGVRDFVAAVMDSPVLGPDVVHHRLLPASEPSLAETARPLPQALRLLLSARGVASLYSHQAEAVDLARMGRHVVVATPTASGKSLTYTLPMFEEFLARPDSRALCLFPLKALAQDQLRTFGELAALLPSHERLRAASYDGDTPDHVRRKLRQDPPHVLLTNPEMLHLSLLPHHATWAALWASLSFVVVDEAHTYRGVMGSHMALVFRRLRRMCDYYGSSPTFVFCSATVGNPVELSEGLSGLCVSPVLASGAPTGSRHVLFVNPEASPATAAIRLLKECLERGLRTIVYAKSRRMTELIALWAAEKSGEFKGRISAYRAGFLPEERREIEGRMASGELLAVISTSALELGIDIGGLDVCILAGYPGTVMQTLQRGGRVGRKQQDSAVVLVAGEDNLDQYFMRHPEDFFARPPEAAVLNPYNPVIVARHLDCAAAELTLARGEPFLAEEPIAMEAERMAAAGELLVSADGRELHSKRKRPHREVDLRGAGASMPIIDLGPAGPGDDGQATPEEGAAKGRVIGQIDAHRAMREAHEGAVYLHRGRSYVVAKLDLRGKSVFARPARVGYYTRTRAEKDTEILAIHDQATALGCRVFLGRLRVTERITGYEKRRAGDNGLLTLVPLDMPPLVFETEGLWFEIPRAVQQATEDTRHHFMGGIHAMEHAAIGILPLLVMADRNDIGGISTPFHPQVGRAAVFIYDGHPGGVGLTRQAFSQAAELLRTTLTTVRDCACELGCPSCVHSPKCGSGNRPISKDAACFVLEALATATPETFQPLAPTEENMPPPSSNCEPREPRETATRPLPAYGVLDVETRRSAQEVGGWHRAARMGVAVAVLYDSRDQTFHAYTEERIPELAERLAGLGLVIGFNIKRFDYLVLSGAHDFDFAALPTLDMLDTVKARLGYRLSLGHLAEETLGVPKSADGLQSLQWWKEGRLDLITEYCTRDVQITRDLYLHGRERGHLLFRNKHGQVVQVPVDW; encoded by the coding sequence GTGAGCGGCGTGCGCGACTTCGTCGCGGCGGTCATGGACTCGCCCGTGCTCGGGCCGGACGTGGTCCACCACCGCCTGCTGCCCGCGAGCGAGCCGAGTCTGGCCGAAACCGCCCGGCCCCTGCCCCAGGCCCTGCGCCTGCTCCTCTCCGCGCGCGGGGTCGCGAGCCTCTACAGCCACCAGGCCGAGGCCGTGGACCTGGCCCGCATGGGCCGCCACGTGGTCGTGGCCACACCCACGGCCTCGGGCAAGTCGCTGACCTACACCCTGCCCATGTTCGAGGAGTTTCTGGCCCGGCCCGACTCGCGCGCCCTGTGCCTCTTCCCGCTCAAGGCCCTGGCCCAGGACCAGCTTCGGACCTTCGGCGAGCTGGCCGCGCTCCTGCCCAGCCACGAGCGGCTGCGGGCCGCCTCCTACGACGGCGACACCCCGGACCACGTCCGCCGCAAGCTGCGCCAGGATCCGCCCCACGTGCTCCTGACCAACCCGGAGATGCTGCACCTCTCGCTTTTGCCGCACCACGCCACCTGGGCCGCGCTGTGGGCCTCGCTGTCCTTCGTGGTCGTGGATGAAGCCCACACCTACCGGGGCGTGATGGGCTCGCACATGGCCCTGGTCTTCCGGCGGCTTCGGCGCATGTGCGACTATTACGGCTCCTCGCCCACCTTCGTCTTCTGCTCGGCCACCGTGGGCAACCCCGTGGAACTGTCCGAGGGGCTGTCCGGGCTGTGCGTCTCGCCGGTGCTGGCCTCGGGCGCGCCCACGGGCAGCCGCCACGTGCTCTTCGTCAACCCCGAGGCCTCGCCCGCCACGGCCGCCATCCGCCTGCTCAAGGAATGCCTGGAGCGCGGGCTGCGCACCATCGTCTACGCCAAATCCAGGCGCATGACCGAACTCATCGCCCTGTGGGCGGCCGAGAAATCCGGCGAGTTCAAGGGCCGCATCAGCGCCTACCGGGCGGGCTTTCTGCCCGAGGAGCGGCGCGAGATCGAGGGCCGCATGGCCTCGGGCGAGCTCTTGGCCGTCATCTCCACCTCGGCCCTGGAACTGGGCATCGACATCGGCGGCCTGGACGTGTGCATCCTGGCGGGCTACCCCGGCACGGTCATGCAGACCCTGCAGCGCGGCGGCCGCGTGGGCAGGAAGCAGCAGGACTCGGCCGTGGTCCTGGTGGCGGGCGAGGACAACCTGGACCAGTACTTCATGCGCCACCCCGAGGACTTCTTCGCCCGTCCGCCCGAGGCCGCGGTCCTCAACCCCTACAACCCGGTGATCGTGGCCCGGCACCTGGATTGCGCGGCCGCCGAACTGACCCTCGCGCGCGGCGAGCCCTTCCTGGCCGAGGAGCCCATCGCCATGGAGGCCGAGCGCATGGCGGCCGCAGGCGAGCTGCTCGTCTCGGCCGACGGCCGCGAACTGCACTCCAAGCGCAAGCGGCCGCACCGCGAGGTGGACCTGCGCGGCGCTGGCGCATCCATGCCGATCATCGACCTGGGCCCGGCCGGTCCCGGGGACGACGGTCAGGCAACCCCCGAGGAGGGCGCGGCCAAGGGCCGCGTCATCGGCCAGATCGACGCCCACCGCGCCATGCGCGAGGCGCACGAGGGCGCGGTCTATCTACACCGGGGCCGCTCCTACGTCGTCGCCAAGCTGGACCTGCGCGGCAAGAGCGTCTTTGCGCGGCCCGCGCGCGTGGGCTACTACACCCGCACCAGGGCCGAGAAGGACACCGAGATACTGGCCATCCACGACCAAGCCACGGCGCTCGGCTGCCGGGTCTTCCTGGGGCGGCTGCGCGTCACCGAGCGCATCACGGGCTACGAGAAGCGCCGCGCGGGAGACAACGGCCTTTTGACCCTCGTGCCGCTCGACATGCCTCCCCTGGTCTTCGAGACCGAGGGGTTGTGGTTCGAGATTCCGCGCGCCGTGCAGCAGGCCACGGAGGACACGCGCCACCATTTCATGGGCGGCATCCACGCCATGGAGCACGCGGCCATCGGCATCCTGCCGCTGCTGGTCATGGCCGACCGCAACGACATCGGCGGCATCTCCACGCCCTTCCATCCCCAGGTGGGCCGCGCGGCCGTGTTCATCTACGACGGCCACCCCGGCGGCGTGGGCCTCACGCGCCAGGCCTTCTCCCAGGCAGCCGAGCTTTTGCGCACCACGCTGACCACGGTGCGCGACTGCGCCTGCGAGCTTGGCTGCCCCTCGTGCGTGCACTCGCCAAAGTGCGGCTCGGGCAACCGCCCCATCTCCAAGGACGCAGCCTGTTTCGTGCTCGAAGCCCTGGCCACGGCCACCCCGGAGACATTCCAACCCCTTGCGCCGACAGAGGAAAACATGCCTCCTCCAAGCTCCAACTGCGAACCGCGAGAACCCCGCGAGACCGCCACGCGCCCCCTGCCCGCCTACGGCGTGCTCGACGTGGAGACGCGGCGCTCGGCCCAGGAGGTGGGCGGCTGGCACCGCGCCGCGCGCATGGGCGTGGCCGTGGCCGTGCTCTACGACTCGCGCGACCAGACCTTTCACGCCTACACCGAGGAGCGCATCCCCGAGCTGGCCGAGCGGCTGGCCGGGCTCGGTCTCGTGATCGGCTTCAACATCAAGCGCTTCGACTACCTCGTGCTCAGCGGCGCGCACGACTTCGACTTCGCCGCGCTGCCCACCCTGGACATGCTCGATACGGTCAAGGCGCGCCTGGGCTACCGCCTCTCCCTGGGCCACCTGGCCGAGGAGACGCTGGGCGTGCCCAAATCCGCAGACGGTCTGCAATCACTGCAATGGTGGAAGGAAGGCCGCCTGGACCTGATCACCGAGTACTGCACGCGCGACGTACAGATCACCCGCGATCTCTACCTCCACGGCCGCGAGCGCGGGCACCTGCTCTTCCGCAACAAACACGGACAGGTTGTGCAGGTACCGGTGGACTGGTGA
- a CDS encoding GAK system XXXCH domain-containing protein — translation MGGKKSKIEMALRRDETAAFFRRLADGLEAGSMDVSGVALEFGNFSSIKLAAKGVGESVFVSLSVKREAVGPVCVCEENVCACGAAEALAEQMGAEPGAGGKPKYKGLKKRLEKTWKTVREGLALGVLPEKILMDLLGGDFRAMLTYPGKGDEHYEENRKALEELQEAVAQGDLERARQAAALVERLKKECHRRYK, via the coding sequence ATGGGTGGCAAGAAATCCAAGATCGAGATGGCCTTGAGGCGCGACGAGACGGCCGCCTTCTTCCGCAGGCTCGCGGACGGGCTCGAGGCCGGGAGTATGGATGTTTCGGGCGTTGCCCTTGAATTCGGGAACTTTTCCTCCATCAAGCTCGCGGCCAAGGGAGTGGGCGAATCCGTGTTCGTCTCCCTGAGCGTCAAGCGCGAGGCCGTGGGACCGGTTTGCGTCTGCGAGGAGAACGTCTGCGCCTGTGGCGCGGCCGAGGCCTTGGCCGAGCAGATGGGCGCGGAGCCCGGCGCGGGCGGCAAGCCCAAGTACAAAGGGCTCAAGAAGCGTTTGGAGAAGACCTGGAAGACCGTGCGCGAGGGGCTGGCCCTGGGAGTTTTGCCCGAAAAGATACTCATGGACCTTCTGGGCGGGGACTTCAGGGCCATGCTGACCTATCCGGGCAAGGGCGACGAGCACTACGAGGAGAACCGCAAGGCCCTGGAGGAGTTGCAGGAGGCAGTGGCGCAAGGCGATCTGGAGCGCGCCAGGCAGGCCGCCGCCCTTGTCGAGCGCCTGAAAAAGGAATGTCACAGGCGCTACAAATAG
- a CDS encoding sensor histidine kinase has translation MPVPSATPPTGPFQAAKVITVTIFVLIVGSNLVLSVFLSDYARRALLEKQEDYALLLAENLNHQIFQRFTLPSILAFGNVDLTDPRQYERLDQIVRTTIHGFHVIEVRIHGFERKVVYSMTPEEVGETGRSGAAVERALEEGENHFQILNKHSTWGSIFVLDFEPEDVTMSTIHALRADRRLSPDEPRGPIIGAIEFTQDITKDYLKVVNFERLIVASTLVTSLALFMIVMMVLRRADRLAVERALEKERLERELHQSEKLASMGRMVAGVAHEIRNPLGIIRSTAELLLQKAKAENPAGANAKLLTAIFDESKRLSRTVNDFLDYARPKQPRQDDVDMARVLHQVAVFMEHKCREQGVDIESDYAEPLPLKGDADLLYRAVYNLVANALDAMDGPGTIRLTAARDEHGLTLVVADTGPGFPAEALDHVRDPFFTTKQNGTGLGLTIVDNIIRAHGGSLDISNNEDGGARVTVTFSSDARKDA, from the coding sequence ATGCCGGTGCCGTCCGCCACGCCCCCCACAGGCCCGTTTCAGGCCGCCAAGGTCATCACCGTGACCATCTTCGTACTCATCGTCGGCAGCAACCTCGTGCTCTCGGTGTTCCTCTCGGACTATGCCCGCCGTGCGCTCCTGGAAAAGCAGGAGGACTACGCCCTGCTCTTGGCCGAGAACCTGAACCACCAGATATTCCAGCGCTTCACCCTGCCGAGCATTCTGGCCTTCGGCAACGTGGACCTGACCGACCCCCGCCAGTACGAACGCCTCGACCAGATCGTGCGCACCACGATCCACGGTTTCCACGTCATCGAGGTCCGCATTCACGGCTTCGAACGCAAGGTGGTCTATTCCATGACCCCGGAAGAAGTCGGCGAGACCGGACGCTCGGGCGCGGCCGTGGAGCGCGCCCTGGAAGAGGGCGAGAACCACTTCCAGATTCTCAACAAGCACAGCACCTGGGGCTCCATCTTCGTGCTCGACTTCGAGCCCGAGGACGTGACCATGAGCACCATCCACGCCTTGCGCGCCGACCGCCGCCTGAGCCCGGACGAGCCGCGCGGCCCCATCATCGGCGCCATCGAATTCACCCAGGACATCACCAAGGACTACCTGAAGGTCGTGAACTTCGAGCGGCTTATCGTGGCCTCGACCTTGGTCACCTCCCTGGCGCTGTTCATGATCGTGATGATGGTCCTCAGGCGGGCCGACCGGTTGGCCGTGGAGAGGGCGCTCGAAAAGGAACGGCTGGAGCGCGAACTGCATCAGAGCGAAAAGCTGGCCAGCATGGGCCGCATGGTGGCGGGCGTGGCCCACGAGATCCGAAACCCCCTGGGCATCATCCGCTCCACGGCGGAGCTTCTGCTCCAGAAGGCCAAGGCCGAGAACCCCGCCGGGGCCAACGCCAAGCTGCTCACGGCCATCTTCGACGAATCCAAGCGCCTCTCGCGCACGGTCAACGATTTTCTGGACTACGCCAGGCCCAAGCAGCCGCGCCAGGACGACGTGGACATGGCCCGCGTACTGCACCAGGTGGCCGTGTTTATGGAGCACAAGTGCCGCGAGCAGGGTGTGGACATCGAAAGCGACTACGCCGAGCCGCTGCCCCTGAAGGGCGACGCGGACCTGCTCTACCGCGCGGTTTATAACCTAGTGGCCAACGCCCTGGACGCCATGGACGGTCCGGGAACCATCCGCCTGACCGCAGCCAGGGACGAGCACGGCCTGACCCTCGTGGTCGCGGACACCGGGCCGGGTTTCCCGGCCGAGGCTCTGGACCACGTCCGCGATCCCTTCTTCACCACGAAACAAAACGGCACCGGCCTTGGGCTGACCATCGTGGACAACATCATCCGCGCCCACGGCGGCAGCCTGGACATCTCCAACAACGAGGACGGCGGCGCGCGCGTCACCGTCACCTTCTCCTCGGACGCACGAAAGGACGCATAG